One genomic segment of Helianthus annuus cultivar XRQ/B chromosome 14, HanXRQr2.0-SUNRISE, whole genome shotgun sequence includes these proteins:
- the LOC118486520 gene encoding uncharacterized protein LOC118486520, producing MDPFNNPENPNTSNNPNTPNNPTQPNVFSVPGYYPTLEPNQFSQYSSNAFASFQHSPNQFTQISQNQALQQIMMRGAWNFPPVQPQPIPTPPVQPQPIPTQSEPEDDVEIVPETQPPKGKGKRNKGKQVVGDQTSKPKATKWTPIEEEALAKAFIGTSDNPVKGNNQAGEGFWSKVLAKFLALMDQGPYRDLDSVSSKGRKLNSAINRFCEEYNKLYTSDRRSGWNDEDVFKMALEKYKQKNGSNFPHVRAWMVVKDNPNGRLFRTTSRPEKRRRRSGASKKKVVHRKKS from the exons ATGGATCCGTTCAACAACCCGGAGAACCCGAACACTTCGAACAACCCGAATACTCCCAACAATCCGACCCAACCAAATGTTTTTTCGGTTCCGGGATATTATCCAACGctagaaccgaaccaattctcgCAATATTCATCGAACGCGTTTGCTTCATTCCAACACTCGCCAAACCAATTCACTCAAATCTCCCAAAATCAAGCCCTTCAACAAATAATGATGCGGGGTGCTTGGAACTTCCCACCCGTTCAACCTCAACCGATCCCCACACCACCCGTTCAACCTCAACCGATCCCGACCCAATCCGAACCCGAAGACGATGTGGAGATTGTGCCCGAAACCCAACCGCCTAAAGGGAAAGGAAAACGAAACAAAGGCAAACAAGTGGTGGGTGATCAAACGTCGAAACCGAAGGCGACTAAGTGGACCCCAATCGAAGAAGAAGCCTTAGCCAAGGCTTTCATTGGCACTTCCGACAACCCGGTAAAAG gtAATAACCAAGCAGGTGAGGGGTTTTGGTCCAAGGTATTGGCCAAGTTTCTCGCCTTGATGGACCAAGGCCCGTATAGAGATCTCGACTCGGTTTCCTCGAAGGGGCGAAAATTGAACTCGGCCATTAATCGGTTTTGCGAGGAGTATAACAAATTATATACAAGTGACCGTCGTAGCGGGTGGAACGACGAGGATGTGTTCAAAATGGCATTGGAAAAGTATAAGCAAAAGAATGGTTCCAACTTTCCTCACGTTCGCGCGTGGATGGTTGTAAAAGACAACCCAAATGGGCGCCTATTCCGAACGACGTCACGGCCCGAAAAACGAAGACGAAGGAGCGGGGCATCGAAGAAAAAAGTCGTGCATCGGAAGAAAAGTTAA